A genomic window from Bdellovibrio sp. SKB1291214 includes:
- the clpB gene encoding ATP-dependent chaperone ClpB, translated as MSNDIEKMTRKSQEAMQAAAKLAERKSNPSVEPEHLLIELVQQSEGIIPRLLDKLNVTQADFLGDLRKKIDRFPTVTGSGQKQFASPRLEKIFRGAEVEADEWGDAYISTEHFFLAMLKGTDSEMSAFFKKFNLNTDKVKNALREMRGNQKVTDDDPENKYEVLTKYARDLTALAAEGKLDPVVGRDEEIRRVVQVLSRRTKNNPVLIGEPGVGKTAIAEGLALRILKHDVPDNLIGKKLMSLDMGALIAGAKYRGEFEDRLKAVIKEVTSSEGQIILFIDELHTLVGAGKTDGAMDAGQLLKPALARGELRCIGATTLDEYRKYIEKDAALERRFQTVMVEEPSEEDAITILRGLKEKYEVHHGIRITDSALVSAVKLSRRYITNRFLPDKAIDLIDEAASKLGIETRSVPEEVDKIERELMQLRIEKEALKKEKEEGAKERITVIDKEITGLSAKNQLLREQWEFEKGGITQIKKLKADIEDLKVAVAKAEREGDLGKAAELKYGTLPETEKKLKTLEERSKEQNGHESRMLKEEVGPEDVAEVVAKWTGVPVSKMLESEGQKLLHMEDELKKRVVGQDHALSVVADAIRRARAEISDPNRPIGTFMFLGPTGVGKTETVKALAEFLFDDEQAVVRIDMSEYMEKHAVSRLVGAPPGYVGYEEGGQLTEAVRRRPYSVVLLDEVEKAHPDVFNILLQVLDDGRLTDGQGRTVDFKNTVLIMTSNVGSHSILDAKMSEDAKQKAVTEALREHFRPEFLNRIDEVVIYHSLGQEQIAGIVQVQLDLVAQRLKGKKIGISFSKEAVDFLARKGYDPIYGARPLKRVIQTELLNPLSKQIISSSVKAGDTVEVKTDGHHLTF; from the coding sequence ATGAGCAACGATATTGAAAAAATGACGCGAAAGAGCCAGGAGGCCATGCAGGCTGCTGCAAAGCTGGCGGAACGCAAGTCAAACCCATCTGTTGAACCTGAACATCTTCTGATTGAACTGGTACAACAAAGCGAAGGTATTATTCCTCGTCTTTTGGATAAATTAAATGTCACTCAGGCCGATTTCCTGGGTGATCTCCGTAAGAAAATCGATCGTTTCCCAACAGTCACGGGCAGTGGACAAAAACAGTTCGCTAGCCCTCGCCTTGAAAAAATCTTTAGGGGCGCCGAGGTTGAGGCCGACGAATGGGGTGATGCTTACATTTCAACAGAGCACTTCTTTTTAGCGATGCTAAAAGGGACTGATTCGGAAATGAGTGCTTTCTTTAAAAAGTTTAATCTGAACACTGATAAAGTTAAAAATGCTTTGCGTGAAATGCGTGGCAATCAAAAGGTGACAGATGACGATCCTGAAAATAAGTACGAAGTTTTGACAAAGTATGCGCGAGATCTGACAGCGTTGGCGGCAGAAGGAAAGTTAGATCCTGTAGTAGGGCGTGACGAAGAAATTCGTCGGGTTGTCCAAGTTTTGTCCCGTCGTACTAAAAACAATCCTGTTCTAATTGGTGAACCGGGCGTCGGTAAAACGGCCATCGCCGAAGGGTTGGCTCTGCGTATTTTGAAACATGATGTGCCAGATAATTTAATTGGCAAAAAATTGATGTCTTTGGATATGGGAGCTTTAATCGCGGGCGCAAAATACCGTGGTGAGTTTGAGGACCGCCTAAAAGCCGTTATCAAAGAAGTCACATCCAGCGAAGGTCAGATTATTTTATTTATCGATGAACTTCACACATTAGTCGGCGCTGGAAAAACAGACGGGGCTATGGATGCGGGGCAATTGCTGAAACCAGCGTTGGCGCGCGGGGAACTTCGCTGTATCGGTGCCACAACTTTGGATGAGTATCGCAAGTATATCGAAAAAGATGCGGCCCTTGAGCGCCGCTTCCAAACGGTCATGGTGGAAGAACCTAGCGAAGAAGACGCGATTACAATTCTTCGCGGCTTGAAAGAAAAATACGAAGTCCATCATGGTATTCGGATCACTGACTCGGCCTTGGTTTCTGCCGTGAAACTTTCTCGGCGCTATATTACCAACCGCTTTTTGCCAGACAAGGCGATCGATCTGATCGACGAAGCTGCAAGTAAGCTAGGTATCGAAACTCGTTCTGTCCCTGAAGAAGTGGATAAAATTGAACGTGAATTGATGCAGCTTCGAATTGAAAAAGAAGCTTTGAAAAAAGAAAAAGAAGAAGGCGCGAAAGAGCGCATCACTGTGATCGATAAAGAGATTACAGGCTTAAGTGCAAAAAATCAGCTTCTGCGCGAGCAGTGGGAATTTGAAAAAGGTGGTATCACTCAAATCAAAAAACTCAAAGCAGACATAGAAGACTTGAAAGTCGCAGTCGCTAAAGCGGAACGTGAAGGTGATTTAGGGAAAGCAGCAGAGCTTAAGTACGGCACGCTTCCAGAGACAGAGAAAAAACTGAAAACTTTGGAAGAGCGCAGTAAAGAGCAAAACGGCCACGAAAGCCGCATGCTGAAAGAGGAGGTCGGTCCTGAAGACGTGGCAGAAGTTGTTGCGAAATGGACGGGCGTTCCGGTCAGTAAAATGCTTGAAAGCGAAGGTCAAAAGCTGTTGCACATGGAAGATGAACTTAAAAAACGTGTCGTGGGTCAAGATCACGCGCTGTCAGTGGTGGCCGATGCCATTCGCAGAGCCCGCGCGGAAATCTCGGATCCAAATCGTCCCATTGGAACATTCATGTTCCTAGGGCCCACAGGAGTCGGTAAAACGGAAACTGTGAAGGCCCTGGCTGAATTCTTGTTTGATGATGAACAGGCAGTTGTTCGAATCGACATGAGTGAATACATGGAAAAACACGCCGTCTCTCGTCTAGTGGGAGCGCCTCCGGGATACGTTGGTTACGAAGAGGGCGGCCAGTTGACTGAAGCCGTTCGTCGCAGACCATACAGTGTTGTGTTGTTGGATGAAGTTGAAAAGGCCCATCCGGATGTATTCAATATCTTGCTTCAGGTATTGGATGACGGTCGTCTAACAGATGGTCAAGGTCGCACCGTGGATTTCAAAAACACAGTGTTGATCATGACATCGAATGTAGGATCTCATTCTATCCTTGATGCAAAAATGTCAGAGGACGCAAAACAAAAAGCTGTGACCGAGGCCTTGCGCGAACATTTCCGTCCTGAGTTCTTAAACCGTATCGACGAAGTTGTGATCTATCACTCTTTAGGTCAGGAACAAATCGCGGGAATTGTACAAGTGCAGTTGGATTTGGTTGCACAAAGATTGAAAGGCAAAAAAATCGGTATATCTTTCAGTAAAGAGGCTGTCGATTTCTTAGCTCGAAAAGGTTACGACCCAATCTATGGTGCGCGCCCTTTAAAACGTGTGATTCAAACAGAGCTGTTAAATCCGCTCTCGAAACAGATTATCAGTTCGAGTGTTAAGGCGGGTGACACTGTTGAAGTAAAGACGGATGGTCATCATTTAACATTCTAA
- a CDS encoding DUF1328 domain-containing protein: MLRAAIAFFILAIVAFVLGANGIAGLSMEVGRLLLIVFLVLAVISFFVNMIGRRGPR; this comes from the coding sequence ATGTTACGTGCAGCAATAGCATTTTTCATTCTAGCGATCGTGGCTTTCGTTTTAGGGGCAAATGGCATCGCCGGCCTTTCAATGGAAGTGGGTCGTCTTCTGTTAATCGTCTTCCTGGTACTGGCAGTTATCAGTTTCTTCGTGAATATGATTGGACGTCGCGGACCTAGGTAG
- a CDS encoding sigma-54 interaction domain-containing protein, with protein MKEGRDIIAESPAFLSALAMARKVAESCSNVLITGESGTGKEVVAKFIHEQSPRNSRGFIALNCAAIPDHLLESELFGYARGAFTGATTNKIGLFEEAEGGTLFLDEIADLELNLQAKILRVLQERKIKRLGENTLRPINIRVIAATHENLHRAVQTKKFREDLFFRLNVISINVPSLRDRREDILPLANHFVQKFSITNEKKILGFTPAANEFLMQQQWPGNVRELENRIERAVVLSMNSHIEMDDLHPQVGALTLQKQNTLNFINGKVDESSKILSMEEMTQLYIEYALSLNKGAKEKTARDLGIDRKTLYRKLGKRHPTL; from the coding sequence ATGAAAGAAGGTCGAGACATTATCGCAGAAAGTCCCGCCTTCCTTTCGGCTCTGGCCATGGCTCGAAAAGTGGCCGAGAGCTGCTCCAATGTTTTGATCACTGGCGAAAGTGGAACTGGTAAAGAAGTTGTCGCCAAGTTCATTCACGAACAAAGCCCCCGAAACAGTCGCGGTTTTATTGCGTTAAACTGTGCCGCCATCCCCGATCATCTTTTAGAATCAGAATTATTTGGATATGCTCGAGGCGCCTTTACAGGAGCGACCACAAACAAGATCGGTCTTTTTGAAGAGGCCGAGGGTGGAACATTATTCTTAGACGAAATTGCGGATCTTGAATTAAATCTGCAAGCTAAGATTTTGCGAGTCTTGCAAGAACGCAAAATTAAGCGTCTGGGGGAAAACACTTTACGCCCGATTAACATCCGAGTGATTGCGGCGACCCATGAGAACCTTCATCGTGCTGTCCAGACCAAAAAGTTTCGCGAGGATTTATTTTTTAGATTAAACGTCATTAGTATCAATGTTCCGTCGCTGCGAGATCGCCGAGAAGACATTTTGCCGCTCGCCAACCATTTCGTGCAGAAATTTTCCATAACCAATGAGAAGAAGATTTTAGGGTTCACCCCGGCTGCGAACGAATTCCTCATGCAGCAACAGTGGCCAGGCAACGTTCGTGAACTGGAAAATCGGATTGAACGCGCCGTAGTTTTGTCAATGAACTCGCATATCGAAATGGATGACCTGCATCCACAAGTGGGCGCACTGACTTTGCAAAAACAAAACACGTTGAATTTCATAAACGGCAAGGTCGACGAGTCTTCGAAGATACTTTCCATGGAAGAGATGACGCAGCTATATATTGAATACGCCTTGTCATTGAACAAGGGGGCTAAAGAGAAGACCGCGCGGGATCTGGGAATAGACCGTAAGACACTTTATCGAAAACTTGGGAAACGACACCCTACTTTATAA
- a CDS encoding riboflavin synthase, translated as MFSGIVESVMPIESSEELQNAYRIKIKKPSEFNDLKLGDSIACDGVCLTVEAFDDKHMTFALAAETIKVLDWNPGSWLGKKVNLERSLRFGDRIHGHLVTGHVDSLGSVTRAELIGESFFLDVKVQDTILPYVWKKGSITLNGVSLTVNELDKNTVSVCLIPETIKRTNLGDLKPGSKINVEPDYMARAIQRSLEVKKD; from the coding sequence ATGTTTTCTGGAATCGTCGAATCCGTTATGCCGATTGAAAGCTCCGAAGAGCTTCAAAATGCCTATCGCATCAAAATTAAAAAACCTTCTGAATTCAATGATTTAAAGCTTGGCGACAGTATCGCATGCGATGGTGTTTGCCTGACGGTGGAAGCCTTTGACGACAAACACATGACGTTTGCGTTGGCGGCAGAAACCATCAAAGTCCTTGATTGGAACCCAGGCAGCTGGCTTGGCAAAAAGGTCAATTTAGAAAGATCTTTGCGTTTCGGCGATAGAATCCATGGTCATTTGGTGACGGGGCACGTTGATAGTTTGGGCTCCGTGACAAGAGCTGAGCTTATTGGTGAGTCGTTTTTTTTGGACGTAAAAGTCCAAGATACGATCCTGCCGTATGTATGGAAAAAGGGCAGCATTACGCTTAATGGTGTGAGTCTGACGGTTAACGAACTGGATAAAAACACGGTTTCTGTATGCCTCATTCCCGAAACAATTAAACGCACGAACTTGGGTGACTTAAAACCTGGTAGCAAAATCAATGTGGAGCCTGATTACATGGCTCGCGCGATCCAACGTTCTCTTGAAGTTAAAAAGGACTAA
- the ribB gene encoding 3,4-dihydroxy-2-butanone-4-phosphate synthase, translating into MSFNTISEILDDVRAGKMVILVDDEDRENEGDLIMATDHINAQGINFMISEARGLVCLCMTPQQMDRLQLPLMVRDEYNYAPNKTAFTVSIEAAEGISTGISAADRAHTCKVAANPHAKPTDVHMPGHIFPIRAQQGGVLKRAGHTEASVDLARLAGLNPAAVICEVMNPDGSMARVPDLKEFAKKHNIKIGTIVDLIAYRLANETLVEELANIPLPASFGEGYKARVFRSTVDGLEHLVIQKGEIKKDHPSLIRVHVDNFTRDFMAIVHGGASSVVESLKMIEEAGSGAFVLLRGNNRTIGLTQELHALVGMEDLRPSTPLMDERDYGIGAQILREIGANKIRLITNKPEKKVGLKAFDLEIVEIVAIENLKGAH; encoded by the coding sequence ATGTCATTCAATACAATCTCTGAAATTCTTGATGATGTAAGAGCCGGTAAAATGGTTATCCTGGTGGATGACGAGGATCGCGAGAACGAAGGCGATCTGATCATGGCTACGGATCATATCAACGCTCAAGGGATCAACTTCATGATTTCTGAAGCGCGCGGTTTGGTTTGCTTGTGCATGACTCCGCAACAAATGGATCGGCTGCAATTGCCATTAATGGTTCGTGACGAGTACAACTATGCCCCAAATAAAACGGCATTTACTGTTTCCATCGAAGCAGCTGAAGGAATCTCGACAGGTATATCTGCTGCAGACCGTGCTCATACTTGTAAAGTGGCGGCAAATCCTCATGCGAAGCCGACAGACGTGCACATGCCAGGTCATATCTTCCCAATTCGCGCCCAACAAGGTGGCGTATTGAAACGCGCTGGTCACACCGAAGCGTCAGTTGATTTGGCTCGCTTGGCGGGCTTGAATCCTGCGGCAGTGATTTGTGAGGTGATGAATCCAGATGGTTCCATGGCCCGCGTTCCTGACCTAAAAGAATTCGCCAAAAAACATAATATTAAGATCGGAACGATCGTTGATTTGATCGCTTACCGTTTGGCCAATGAAACATTGGTCGAAGAGCTAGCGAATATTCCTCTTCCAGCCTCTTTTGGCGAAGGTTACAAGGCCCGCGTATTCCGTTCCACAGTGGACGGTCTTGAGCACCTGGTGATTCAAAAAGGCGAGATCAAAAAAGATCATCCGTCGTTAATTCGTGTTCATGTCGACAACTTCACTCGTGATTTCATGGCTATCGTACACGGAGGAGCTTCCTCTGTTGTCGAAAGCTTGAAAATGATCGAGGAAGCGGGCAGTGGCGCCTTCGTTCTTCTTCGCGGTAACAATCGTACGATCGGACTGACGCAAGAACTTCACGCCTTAGTAGGTATGGAAGATCTTCGTCCTTCAACGCCATTGATGGACGAGCGTGATTACGGTATCGGTGCACAGATTTTGCGCGAGATCGGAGCGAATAAAATCCGTTTGATCACAAACAAGCCCGAGAAAAAAGTCGGCTTGAAAGCATTTGATTTAGAAATCGTTGAAATTGTAGCAATTGAAAATCTTAAAGGGGCTCACTAA
- the ribH gene encoding 6,7-dimethyl-8-ribityllumazine synthase, protein MGNIKVGVVTARWNSEITQKLEEGAISYLESCEGVEIFAALVPGAVEVPLACQAFLDAGCDGVVALGAVIRGETSHYDYVCNSVTDGITRLMLDYKKPIGFGILTTENEEQAIARTGSAEHMNKGEEAAQVVMEMIGLVGEIPATMKTAQQMALAPAPKAKAKGPKAAKAAKKAPAKAKKSAKKGKK, encoded by the coding sequence ATGGGTAACATCAAAGTTGGCGTTGTCACTGCACGCTGGAATTCAGAAATCACTCAAAAATTGGAAGAGGGAGCAATCTCTTACCTTGAGTCTTGTGAAGGCGTTGAAATCTTCGCAGCTCTTGTTCCTGGTGCGGTAGAAGTTCCATTGGCGTGCCAAGCTTTCTTAGATGCCGGTTGTGATGGTGTGGTTGCTTTGGGTGCTGTTATTCGTGGGGAAACTTCTCACTACGATTATGTCTGCAATTCAGTGACTGATGGTATCACTCGCTTGATGCTTGATTATAAAAAACCAATCGGTTTTGGTATTTTGACAACTGAAAACGAAGAGCAAGCTATCGCTCGTACGGGCTCCGCGGAACACATGAATAAAGGTGAGGAAGCGGCTCAAGTGGTTATGGAAATGATTGGCTTGGTGGGTGAAATCCCGGCAACGATGAAAACAGCTCAGCAAATGGCATTGGCGCCAGCTCCAAAAGCTAAAGCGAAAGGTCCCAAGGCGGCAAAGGCAGCTAAGAAAGCTCCTGCGAAAGCAAAAAAATCCGCGAAAAAAGGAAAAAAGTAA
- a CDS encoding sensor histidine kinase gives MSETSRDEFLPHGPQEFKKRRREIFIVLVVSFMFVLLTWFEIRLFATSQQLPFVHSIFFFGLVNFNIVLLLLLLFMIFRNIVKVFVERQGKIFGSSLKAKLVAAFVAFSFIPTVLMFIISVFYINSSFDKWFSAKMAGVLKSSIEVTNAYYFNAKKKNYHFAHQIADSVRPLNNSADIKRKVEQLRKEFSLDAVEYYPSLFGKRVVVSAEDDTVPTVPAVSLEFLQKGIKVQAEASIIHQFGDGNLVRVIVPVKEGADRGAIVVSSFLPLSLVSKMDDISTAYDEFRDINPLEYPLKSIYLIILVLMTFVILLAATWFGFYLARQLSIPIVQLGRATRRIAGGDYTPLEIKSGSEEITDLISSFNQMTVTLENTLEELDQHARYTDTVLRNVNTGVISVDQAGRVSTINRHAAQLLKIDPERYIGKSVRDLLTLEYFRTFADLLKTMQDHKIESIQKEFRLNVQGEAIPLQMSLSILKDEKGEAVGKVLVFDDMTPIVNAQRSAAWTEVARRIAHEIKNPLTPIKLSAERLQRKFGASITDPAFSECTTMIVKQVDGLKNLVNEFSNFARLPQARPVVANFNSVVEESLGLYRQAHPNVIFDFKPDRDLPEFKFDPDQFRRVLVNLVDNAVAAVAKEPQPNVQIATLYSKDIKTMRMTVADNGDGVSAEQRNRIFEPYYSTKEGGTGLGLPIVKRIIEDHNGFIRATANEPKGLKLVIEIPVNEVGAWKPAEE, from the coding sequence GTGAGCGAAACTTCAAGGGATGAATTTCTACCACATGGTCCACAGGAGTTTAAAAAAAGAAGACGCGAGATCTTTATCGTGCTTGTCGTCTCTTTCATGTTCGTTCTGCTGACTTGGTTTGAAATCCGCCTGTTCGCAACCAGCCAACAACTTCCTTTTGTTCACTCCATCTTCTTTTTTGGTCTCGTAAATTTTAATATCGTCCTGTTGTTGCTTTTGCTGTTCATGATCTTCCGAAATATCGTGAAGGTCTTCGTTGAACGTCAGGGCAAAATCTTCGGTAGCAGTCTTAAAGCAAAACTTGTCGCCGCATTCGTTGCGTTCAGCTTTATCCCGACTGTGCTGATGTTCATCATTTCCGTATTCTATATCAACTCCAGCTTCGACAAATGGTTCAGTGCAAAAATGGCAGGAGTTCTAAAAAGCTCCATCGAAGTCACGAATGCTTACTATTTCAATGCCAAGAAAAAGAACTATCACTTTGCCCATCAGATTGCTGATTCGGTTCGTCCGCTCAATAACTCTGCAGATATCAAACGTAAGGTTGAACAACTTCGCAAAGAGTTCAGTCTTGATGCGGTTGAATATTATCCCTCTTTGTTTGGTAAGCGCGTTGTCGTTTCTGCCGAGGATGACACGGTTCCTACGGTTCCCGCCGTATCGTTAGAGTTCCTGCAAAAAGGTATTAAGGTTCAAGCGGAAGCTTCCATCATCCATCAATTTGGGGATGGGAATCTCGTGCGTGTGATCGTTCCAGTGAAAGAAGGCGCTGATCGCGGAGCCATCGTGGTTTCCAGTTTTTTACCGCTTTCTCTGGTTAGTAAGATGGATGATATTTCAACGGCCTATGATGAATTCCGAGACATCAATCCCCTAGAGTATCCTCTTAAGTCTATATATTTGATCATTTTGGTTCTAATGACTTTTGTGATCTTGCTAGCAGCGACTTGGTTCGGATTCTACTTGGCTCGACAGCTTTCAATTCCTATTGTGCAACTGGGGCGCGCGACTCGTCGAATTGCAGGCGGGGATTATACACCGCTTGAGATTAAATCAGGTTCTGAAGAAATCACGGATCTTATTTCAAGTTTCAATCAGATGACCGTGACTCTAGAAAATACATTAGAAGAACTAGATCAGCATGCTCGTTACACGGACACCGTTCTTCGTAACGTGAACACCGGGGTGATCTCGGTTGATCAGGCTGGGCGTGTTTCAACGATCAATCGTCACGCAGCTCAGCTGCTTAAAATTGATCCTGAACGCTATATCGGTAAATCCGTGCGAGATTTATTAACTTTAGAGTATTTCAGAACCTTCGCGGATCTTTTAAAGACGATGCAGGATCATAAGATCGAAAGTATTCAAAAAGAGTTCCGCCTGAACGTGCAAGGGGAGGCAATTCCTTTGCAAATGAGTCTTTCAATCCTAAAGGATGAAAAAGGCGAAGCAGTCGGTAAGGTCCTGGTATTTGACGACATGACTCCCATCGTGAACGCGCAACGTTCAGCAGCTTGGACCGAAGTGGCACGTCGTATCGCCCATGAAATTAAAAATCCTCTGACGCCTATTAAACTTTCAGCAGAACGCCTGCAAAGAAAGTTCGGTGCTTCGATCACTGATCCAGCCTTCAGCGAATGTACGACGATGATCGTAAAACAGGTGGATGGTCTGAAAAACTTGGTGAACGAGTTCAGTAATTTTGCTCGCTTGCCCCAGGCTCGTCCTGTCGTTGCAAACTTTAACAGTGTGGTTGAGGAATCCTTAGGGCTTTATCGCCAAGCTCATCCGAATGTAATTTTCGATTTCAAACCGGATCGTGATTTGCCAGAGTTCAAATTTGACCCCGATCAATTCCGCCGAGTTTTGGTCAATCTTGTGGATAACGCTGTGGCTGCTGTGGCTAAAGAACCACAACCAAATGTCCAAATAGCCACACTTTACTCCAAAGATATTAAAACCATGCGCATGACAGTGGCTGACAATGGAGACGGAGTGTCAGCCGAGCAAAGAAACCGTATTTTTGAACCGTACTACTCTACAAAAGAGGGCGGAACTGGTTTAGGCTTACCTATCGTGAAAAGAATCATCGAAGACCACAACGGATTCATTCGCGCGACGGCCAATGAACCAAAAGGTCTGAAATTGGTGATCGAGATCCCTGTAAACGAAGTGGGCGCCTGGAAGCCCGCTGAAGAATAG
- a CDS encoding sigma-54-dependent transcriptional regulator, which produces MTALSTKILIIDDEAPIRDVLSASLKDEGYQVFLAHDGESGLQAIKDVQPDIVFQDIWMPGKFDGIEVLTRARKEHPNVEFVMISGHGTIETAVKATKLGAWDFIEKPLSMDKILIVISNILSFQQAKEEKSLLLNKLRKSIALVGEAPSIVATKQVIARVAPTNSWILIQGEAGTGKELVAQNIHYLSGRASRPFVEINCGGIPEDLLESEIFGIEKGAMPGVDRAKKGKLDLAQGGTLYIAEISEMNKDAQAKLLTYLDEKKYRRVGGSETIENDVRVIAASSKDLDKEVKEGRFREDLYYRLNVIPFRVPALREHPEDIPVLVSYFSDNVARESGFPKKAISEQAMNKMLSHAWTGNVRELKNFIERVYILTPGEFVDVHDLRFAGLIDKDDEKGFEMQDLSTFRDARAQFEKEYLLRKINENGGNISKTAEVIGLERSYLHRKIKAYGIDTKDI; this is translated from the coding sequence ATGACGGCTCTATCGACTAAAATTCTGATTATTGATGACGAAGCACCGATTCGTGATGTGCTTTCAGCCTCTTTAAAGGATGAAGGTTATCAAGTATTTCTAGCACACGACGGAGAGTCGGGTTTGCAAGCCATCAAGGACGTACAACCTGATATCGTTTTCCAAGACATCTGGATGCCAGGTAAATTTGATGGTATCGAAGTTCTAACTCGTGCTCGTAAAGAACACCCGAATGTCGAATTCGTGATGATCTCTGGTCACGGAACAATCGAAACAGCAGTTAAAGCTACAAAATTGGGTGCTTGGGATTTTATTGAAAAACCACTTTCTATGGATAAGATCCTGATCGTGATTTCAAACATCTTAAGCTTCCAACAAGCTAAAGAAGAAAAATCACTTTTATTGAACAAGCTTCGTAAGTCCATCGCTTTAGTGGGCGAGGCTCCCTCGATTGTAGCTACAAAACAAGTGATCGCACGAGTTGCTCCGACAAACTCTTGGATTTTAATTCAAGGTGAAGCGGGTACAGGTAAGGAACTTGTCGCGCAAAACATTCACTACCTAAGTGGTCGTGCCAGCCGTCCGTTTGTTGAAATTAACTGCGGCGGCATCCCCGAAGACCTTCTTGAATCAGAAATTTTCGGTATCGAAAAAGGTGCCATGCCAGGTGTGGACCGTGCGAAAAAAGGCAAGTTGGATCTGGCACAAGGCGGAACTTTGTACATCGCTGAAATCAGCGAAATGAACAAAGACGCGCAAGCAAAACTTCTTACATATTTGGATGAAAAAAAATATCGTCGCGTCGGTGGATCTGAAACTATCGAAAACGATGTTCGCGTGATCGCGGCGTCTTCTAAAGACTTAGACAAAGAAGTTAAGGAAGGCCGTTTCCGCGAAGATCTATACTATCGCCTGAACGTGATTCCATTCCGTGTGCCAGCTCTTCGCGAGCACCCGGAGGACATCCCAGTTCTAGTCTCATACTTCTCTGATAATGTAGCCCGCGAAAGCGGTTTCCCGAAAAAAGCTATCAGCGAGCAAGCAATGAATAAAATGCTTTCTCACGCGTGGACGGGGAACGTGCGCGAGCTAAAAAACTTTATCGAACGCGTTTACATCCTTACTCCCGGTGAGTTTGTCGACGTTCACGACCTGCGTTTCGCAGGTTTGATCGACAAGGACGATGAAAAGGGCTTCGAAATGCAAGACCTGTCCACGTTCCGCGATGCTCGCGCGCAATTCGAGAAAGAATACCTTCTTCGCAAGATCAACGAAAACGGCGGCAACATCTCTAAAACTGCCGAAGTGATCGGTCTTGAAAGAAGTTACCTGCACAGAAAAATTAAAGCTTACGGTATAGACACTAAAGACATTTAA